A region of the Mesoterricola sediminis genome:
CGAGGGCCATGACCGTGGGGCGGCCCTGGTCGTCCTTGACGGTGGTGACGTAGCCCTTGGGCTTGTTCAGGAGGATGTAGACCGGCGCCTCCCGGGCGATGGGGGCGAGGTCGACCGTGATCTCGTCCCGGCGCGGATCGGCCCGGGTCCCCAGTTCGGTGACGGTCACCCCGTTCACCTGCACCCGGCCTTCGAGGATGATCTCCTCGCAGGCCCGGCGGGAGGCCACGCCGGCCGCAGCCAGGATCTTCTGCAGACGCTCACCGGCCTGGGCCGGTTTGCCGCCGGCGCGGGGGGCGGCCTTCCGGGGAGCCGCCTTGCCGGGCGCGGCGGCCTTGGGTCCGGTCGGCCGGCTTGCGGCGGGACGCCCCACCCCGGGCCGGGCCGCGTGGGGCTTGGCCGCGCCGGGCCGGGCCGCGCCAGGCCGGGCGGCGTGAGGCTTGGCCGCGCCAGGCCGGGCGGAAGGTCTTCCGGCGCCCGTCTTTCCCGCGGGTGCTTTCGTCCGGGCGGTCCCGGTCCTGGGGTCCTTCGGGCGCATGCCGGCCATGGGTCCTCCTCCAGCGTCTCCCGACGCGAATCGACCATGATCTCACAGCGGGAGCCTCCGCGCCAGCGGAAACAGGGGGCTCCAAACCCTTGCGCAGATGCGTTTTGACGATCGTCCACTCTGGAAATAACGCGGGCATTTTGCCGGGCTCAGGGTAGACTGGTTTCGTTTGGTCTTTTTCAGGAGGAGGAGTCTCTATGACGAAACATGTCTATACCTTCGGCGGCGACCGGAACGAGGGCAACGCCTCGATGCGCAACCTCCTGGGCGGCAAGGGCTGCAACCTGGCCGAGATGGCCGGGCTGGGCATCCCCGTTCCCCCCGGGTTCACCGTCACCACCGACGTGTGCACCCTGTACAACCAGGCCGGCAAGCAGCTGCCCGCCGACGTTGTGGAGCAGATCAAGGAGGCCCTGAAGTGGCTGGAGGGCAACCAGGGCCGCACCCTCGGCAACGCCGAGAAGCCCCTGCTCCTTTCCGTCCGCTCCGGCGCCCGGGATTCCATGCCCGGCATGATGGACACCGTCCTGAACCTGGGCCTCAACGACGCGACCGTCGAGGGCCTGGCCAAGGCCAGCAACAACCCCCGCTTCGCCTACGATTCCTACCGCCGCTTCATCATGATGTACAGCGACGTGGTGCTGGACGTCCACAAGGACCACTTCGAGGAGAAGATCGAGGAGCTCAAGCACAAGACCGGCAAGAAGCTCGACACCGAGATCACCGCCGAGGAGTGGAAGCAGCTCTGCGGCGAGTTCAAGGCCATCGTCAAGGCCAAGCTCGGCCGCGACTTCCCCCAGGATCCCTGGGAGCAGCTGCTGGGCGGCATCCGCGCCGTGTTCAACAGCTGGGACACCGAGCGCGCCATCATCTACCGGCGCATGAACAAGATCCCTGACGAGTGGGGCACCGCCGTCAACGTGCAGACCATGGTGTTCGGCAACATGGGCGACGACTGCGGCACCGGCGTGGCCTTCACGCGCGACCCCGGCACCGGCGAGCCCTACTTCTACGGCGAGTACCTGATCAACGCCCAGGGCGAGGACGTCGTCGCCGGCATCCGCACCCCGCAGCCGATCACCAAGTACCAGGCCGCCGACAGCGGCCTGAAGAGCCTTGAAGAAGTCATGCCCGACGTCTACAAGGAGCTCTACGACACCTGCCAGAAGCTCGAGAAGCACTTCAAGAACATGCAGGACCTCGAGTTCACCATCCAGCAGGGCCGGCTCTACATGCTGCAGACCCGCAACGGCAAGCGCACCGCCCTGGCCGGCATCCGCATCGCCCTGGACATGGTCAAGGAAGGCATGATCGACGAGCAGGAAGGCCTGAAGCGCCTCAACGCCGACGATCTGACCCAGCTGCTGGCCCCCATCTTCGACGCGAAGGAGAAGGCCGCCTTCAAGAAGGCCGGCAAGATGATGGCCAAGGGCCTGCCCGCGGGCCCCGGCGCCGCCGTCGGCCTCATCGCGCTGTCCGCCGAAGAAGCGGTCGCCCTGGCCGAGAAGGAAGAGAGCCTGGATCCGAGCAAGCGGAAGGGCGTCGTCCTCGTCCGCATCGAGACCTCCCCTGAGGACCTGGCCGGCATGGTCGCCGCCAAGGGCATCCTCACCGCCCGCGGCGGCATGACCAGCCACGCGGCCGTGGTCGCCCGCGGCATGGGCAAGCCCTGCGTCTGCGGCGCCTCCAGCCTCGTCATCGACGTGGCCAAGCGCACCGTCAGCGTCGGCGACATCGTCCTGAAGGCCGGCGAGGACTTCATCTCCATCGACGGCAGCGCGGGCGAGATCTACGCCGGCAAGCTGAGCGCCTTCCCCAGCGAAGTCAACCAGGTGCTGGTCGAGAAGACCCTCAAGCCCGAGGCCAGCGAGACCTTCCAGCGCTTCGCCCAGATCATGGAGTGGTCCAACAAGTACCGCGCCCTGAAGGTCCGCACCAACGCCGACACCCCGCACGACGCCGCCGTGGCCCGCGCCTTCGGCGCCCAGGGCATCGGCCTGTGCCGCACCGAGCACATGTTCTTCGAGGATGAGCGCATCCCCGCCGTCCGCGAATTCATCCTGGCCAAGGACGAGGAGGCCCGCAAGGCCGCCGTCATCAAGCTCCTGCCCTACCAGCGCAAGGACTTCGAGGGCATCTTCACGGCCATGAACGGCCTGCCCGTCACCGTGCGCCTCCTGGATCCCCCCCTCCACGAGTTCGTGCCCCACGATGAGAAGGGCCAGGCCGAGATGGCCAAGGTCCTCGGCGTCACCATCGAGGAGGTCAAGCACCGGGTCGAGAAGCTGCACGAGTTCAACCCGATGATGGGCCACCGCGGCTGCCGCCTGGGCATCACCTACCCCGAGCTCATCCGCATGCAGATGCGCGCCATCGCCGAGGCCGCCATCAACGTCTCGAAGCAGGGCGTCAAGGCCATGCCCGAGGTGATGGTCCCCCTGATCGGCACGGTCAAGGAGCTGAAGTTCACCAAGGACCAGATGCTCGACGAGATCGCCGCCGTCAACAAGGAGAACGGGACCGACTTCATGTGCCCCATCGGCACCATGATCGAGATCCCCCGCGCCGCCATCACCGCCGACAAGGTCGCCGAGGAGGCCGAGTTCTTCTCCTTCGGCACCAACGACCTCACCCAGATGGGCTTCGGCTACAGCCGCGACGACTCCGGCAGCTTCCTGCCCGAGTACGTCTCCAAGAAGATCCTCGAGGACGATCCCTTCCAGTCCCTGGACCAGGAAGGCATCGGCGAGCTCGTGCGCATCGCCTGCGAGAAGGGCCGCAAGACCCGCCCCGACATCAAGCTGGGCGTCTGCGGCGAGCACGGCGGCGATCCCCGTTCGGTGAAGTTCTTCCACCGCACCGGCCTCGCCTACGTCAGCTGCAGCCCCTACCGCGTGCCCGTCGCGATCCTGGCCGCCGCCCAGGCCGTCCTGGAAGAGAAGAAGTAGCCGCCTGACTGCTTGTCAGCCTGAATGAACTGGGGCGCCTTCGGGCGCCCCATTTCCATGGTTGGGGCTTCCCTCCTGGCGCCCGGCCTGTCAGGATGGATCCAGAGGACTCCCGATCGGTTCGGGGGTTCCCCTGCTGAGCCGGCCCTTGTCTCGACTTGCACCCAGCCCTTTTTTTCCATCGAGACAATTTGGAGTAGTTCATGGCTCAGGGAACCGTCAAGTGGTTCAATCCCGAAAAGGGTTTCGGCTTCATCACCCCCGATGAGGGCGGCGCCGATCTCTTCGTTCATCACACCGCCATCCAGGCGACCGGCTTCAAGACCCTCGACGAGGGCCAGCGTGTCAGCTTCGACACCGGCCGCGGCCAGAAGGGTCCCCAGGCGACCAACGTCGTCAAGCTCTAGGTCGACCAGCAGCATGTCCAGGCCCGCCCCTTCGTGGGCGGGCCTTTTGATAGGGGGTTGGCGATGGCCCGGCCGAACTACCAACGCGAGAAGCGCCTCAAGGATCTCGCCCGCCAGCAAAAGCAGGAAGACAAGCGTGCCCGCCGGCACCAGAAGGACGGCCAGACGGAACCCGAGCCCACCGCCCCCGCCCCCGTGGAGGAGACGGATCCGGCGCCGGAGGCCTGAGGCCCGCGCCGGACGGACCCAACGGCCCGCAAGCGCCGGCCGGCCGGAAAGCCCGGACCCGACCGTCCCGTTCAGGACCGGGTGGATGCCCAGGGAACCCGGCGAGTGCGTGGCGGTGGCTCAGGTGCAGGCGAACGTGCCCACCAGGATCAGCAGTACGGCGCAGGCCAGGGCGATCCAGTAGCGAAAAGGCATGGTGGGGGCTCCCCTCAGGCCGGACCCGTCCAGGTCGGATAAATATTTAATACCTATGCCCCCCAGGGCGGCCAGGTTCCCGGACCGCCGGATCCCGGGGCTTCCGGCGTACCATGGGTTCCATGGCCCCGATCCCGTCCCTGCTCCTCGCCGCCTTCCCCCCCGAACTGGCCGGGTTTACCGGGCGACCAGCCACGGGCTGGATAGCCGCCTGTACGGGGATCGGCGCCCTGCCCGCCGCACTCGAGACGGCCCGCCTCCTCCAGGCTCTGGCGCCCGAGCGGGTGCTCTTCGTGGGCACCTGCGGCGCCTACGGGGAGGACCTGGCCCTGGGCCAGGCCGTGTGGGCGCAGGAGGCCGTGGCCACCTCGGTGGAGGAAGCCGAAGGGAGGGCCTACCGGCCTGATCTGGAGCGCAGCCGCTGGGCCGCCACCTGGCACCCGCCCCTGCCCTTCCCCGCCCAGACGGTCGCCGTCCCCCCGGCCATCACCCGCACCGAG
Encoded here:
- a CDS encoding cold-shock protein, whose protein sequence is MAQGTVKWFNPEKGFGFITPDEGGADLFVHHTAIQATGFKTLDEGQRVSFDTGRGQKGPQATNVVKL
- a CDS encoding phosphorylase family protein — protein: MAPIPSLLLAAFPPELAGFTGRPATGWIAACTGIGALPAALETARLLQALAPERVLFVGTCGAYGEDLALGQAVWAQEAVATSVEEAEGRAYRPDLERSRWAATWHPPLPFPAQTVAVPPAITRTEAGAGALARLAGVEHLELTGVYAACEAAGIPCGAVLAVANRVGPAAHAEWRAHHAEASRSLLAALARLGLFGPA
- the ppdK gene encoding pyruvate, phosphate dikinase, whose amino-acid sequence is MTKHVYTFGGDRNEGNASMRNLLGGKGCNLAEMAGLGIPVPPGFTVTTDVCTLYNQAGKQLPADVVEQIKEALKWLEGNQGRTLGNAEKPLLLSVRSGARDSMPGMMDTVLNLGLNDATVEGLAKASNNPRFAYDSYRRFIMMYSDVVLDVHKDHFEEKIEELKHKTGKKLDTEITAEEWKQLCGEFKAIVKAKLGRDFPQDPWEQLLGGIRAVFNSWDTERAIIYRRMNKIPDEWGTAVNVQTMVFGNMGDDCGTGVAFTRDPGTGEPYFYGEYLINAQGEDVVAGIRTPQPITKYQAADSGLKSLEEVMPDVYKELYDTCQKLEKHFKNMQDLEFTIQQGRLYMLQTRNGKRTALAGIRIALDMVKEGMIDEQEGLKRLNADDLTQLLAPIFDAKEKAAFKKAGKMMAKGLPAGPGAAVGLIALSAEEAVALAEKEESLDPSKRKGVVLVRIETSPEDLAGMVAAKGILTARGGMTSHAAVVARGMGKPCVCGASSLVIDVAKRTVSVGDIVLKAGEDFISIDGSAGEIYAGKLSAFPSEVNQVLVEKTLKPEASETFQRFAQIMEWSNKYRALKVRTNADTPHDAAVARAFGAQGIGLCRTEHMFFEDERIPAVREFILAKDEEARKAAVIKLLPYQRKDFEGIFTAMNGLPVTVRLLDPPLHEFVPHDEKGQAEMAKVLGVTIEEVKHRVEKLHEFNPMMGHRGCRLGITYPELIRMQMRAIAEAAINVSKQGVKAMPEVMVPLIGTVKELKFTKDQMLDEIAAVNKENGTDFMCPIGTMIEIPRAAITADKVAEEAEFFSFGTNDLTQMGFGYSRDDSGSFLPEYVSKKILEDDPFQSLDQEGIGELVRIACEKGRKTRPDIKLGVCGEHGGDPRSVKFFHRTGLAYVSCSPYRVPVAILAAAQAVLEEKK
- a CDS encoding pseudouridine synthase, with translation MAGMRPKDPRTGTARTKAPAGKTGAGRPSARPGAAKPHAARPGAARPGAAKPHAARPGVGRPAASRPTGPKAAAPGKAAPRKAAPRAGGKPAQAGERLQKILAAAGVASRRACEEIILEGRVQVNGVTVTELGTRADPRRDEITVDLAPIAREAPVYILLNKPKGYVTTVKDDQGRPTVMALVHGVEARVYPVGRLDFNSEGLLLLTNDGELAQRLSAPDFHVPKVYLVKVHRMPKPELLDEFREGFRLDGRRLKPCLVEVVDKAENPWLKVTLTEGKNQQIRRMFAAVGHPVSKLRRIQFGPLDDPFLKPGAWRFLDAQELSALKNL